DNA sequence from the Candidatus Sulfuricurvum sp. RIFRC-1 genome:
GCTAAAAACGGTTCAAACTCCACGCATCACCTCCCGATGACAGAGATAAACATACGGACAGTAGCGACATCGGCTCAAATCCTCACACATCTCCCAGTTCCAGACTCTCTCGGATGCCATAGTTGCCAAAATCTCTCTCAGCTTGGTGATTTTTGCCTCCAAAAACTGTTCGAATTTTAGTTCCCCTTTCCCAAGATCATAATAACCGCATCGCGCCACTTTCCCCAGCTCCCCAGCGAGAAGAGCATAAACACTAAGTTGATAATCAACATCGCTCTCTTTGGGTTCTTTATCAGTGTCAGGATATTTGCCGCTTTTGTAATCGATCACTTCGAGTTCACCGCCATTTTCATCGATACGGTCGATCCTGCCATTGAGTCGTATCCCCTCTACTTCGACACTCACCTCTTTTTCGGTGTAAAGAACCCTCATACCTGAAGCAAATCGTGATGCTTCGCAGGCATAAAACGGATCTAACTTATCAATCCATAGCCGTTTCATATACCGTTCCAGCGAATCATTCGATTTTTTTTCTTCCCATAAGCTATAAAGTGCCTCTTTGATCTGAGCTGCACTGGGATATTGCTCTTGGAGTTTGTACACTCTCTCCAAAGCACTGTGGAGTTCATTACCGATGTCTCTCTCCTCTGAAAGATCACGCGGCAGTTCATGATCACGCAAGTGTTCAATATAGCGATAGTAAAATTGTCTTTTGCAGCTCAAAAAAGTTTTAATACCGCTTGCGGAGAGCGGCTGAGCCGTAAAGTCGTATTCACTCTCATACATTCGAACCTGTCGTTCGTTAAAACATGCTGCAGGAAACAAAACTTCTTCGTATCGGTATACGGATGGAATGCTCTTGATCCCAAGCTGAAGCAAAAACCGTGACGGTACCGATTCAGTATTTTGGACACATCCGATAGCCACCTTTTTAGCTCGGTTAAAGAGGATAGAGTAGTAATGTTTTTGGAGCGATTCACGATCATGTGCGCTGGGTAAACCTGCATATTCTCGTGTTTTAGAATTTAAAAAAAGATCTTTTTCACTCTTATGAGGAACGTATCCTTCATTAAAATCAACGATCACGACCCCATCAAACGCAATACCCCGCGTTTCCAACAATCCCATCACGGTTACCTTGCCGCCCCGGACATCATCAATGCTCCGCTGACGCAAACGGTTCATAAAGATTCGAAACACCGCCCTAAAGTCCATTTGCTCCAACGCATGGGTGAGATGGCTAAAGCGATGTAGTTCGTCTTGGATTATTTCAATCGACTCCGCATCAGAATCTTCCCATAATACAATCAACTCTTCGAGTTGTGAAAACTGGAATTTTTGAGCATAGCGAGCTTTGAACCAATCGATGACATCGCTTTTGATATTTCGGATACGTTCTCGATTTAAGACACTTGCTTCATCCAAAAAGAGGGTTATACTCTCCAACTCACGATACATAGTACTGTTAGAAAATGGCTTCCCCATCGCAAAGTTAAAATTTCCTTCACTATCGAACTCTTTTAACATCTGCGCCGCATCTTCATCAGGGAGAACAACGGCGATTTTCTCCGGTGCAAGCCCCCCTTCTACAAATGCCTCGACGGAAGCCTTAATAAATCCGATTTGCGCCAGTCTGATATGAAAGACTTCACACGTGACTGAACGGTTCAGGCTAAGAAGCTGCTCACTTATAATCCGTATCTCACTGAGGGAAAGCCGATATTCCATATCCTCTTTAAGCTCAAACCCCATCTCCTCAAACCGCGCCGTCATTTTGCGGTTATACGCTGTCGTGTTATAGAGCAGAGTCAGTTCCAAATGCTTGGCGCACTCTTGCAGCAAAGCGATCTCATATCGGCTCAAATACCCCTCAACCACAATCGTAATCGAATCAAAATTGCGTAGAAAATCGTGCTGTAAAGTCGCATGTTCAGAGTTAAAAATCCGGTCCGCCCACCCCTCACGAGTGCATATCTCACCGTAGCGTTCACGCAGACGTTTGAGTATCGCAATATGCTCTTCGTATTCACCGTAGACATCGACAGACTGGAGAGTCTCTACTGAGACTTGCTCAGAGGAGAGCTCTTCGAAGAAACGAAACAGGTACTCCGAATTTTGGATAAAACTGAAAAAGTTACGCTCGATGTTGAGTGCCGTAAAACCTGAAAAATCGGATGCCTCGTGCATTGCCAAAAGGCGTAGATCCTCATCCGGTACGATCTTGCCCACAGAGACATAGGCACGTGAAAGAAACTCTCCCATCGTCATAGTATGGGGGAGAAAGCCCTCGCTCCACTGAGCTACCGCTTCACGAACACATCGTGCGGTAGTATAAACGATACATTCTCTATTCATTGTTCAACTTTTCTAATATATTTAATGCGCCCATATCTAACTTCGAAAAAGCAAACCATTTTTTTCCTAAATCTTTTAAACTCGCTCCGATATGATACACTTCCTTTTCATCGATCAATAAAAAGCGATCATGGGATGAATCAAACTTTTTTAGCTCTATCGTTGGATATTGTGTATTGTATTTTTGTAAATCAAGTTCGAGCTGTTTCGTGATATTTTTGGTGTAGATGGTCGCATTTACTTTCATATCTCGTTTGGATAGCAACGTTAAAACACTCTCATCGACATAGTTGTCGATCAGAATGATGCTCTCTTTGGCACTTTTAATGAGATCCGATACAAACAGATACGCATCGTACACCTGCCCATCATAAAAAATACCTTGTTTCGGTTTAATGGATCTGTCTTCGATGGCATTGAATATCGCCTCAACTTTTTCATCCGTTTTGGATTGTTTTTGCTCCAATGAATCAAGTCTTTGAAATATCAAGGCATTGTTTGAGATAAATTTTCGCATTTCTACAAAAGCATTGATGATATGGATACTCATCTGCACTGCGCTCTGACTTCGTAGTACCGCCGAGAGCATCGCTACTCCCTGTTCTGTAAACACGTAAGGCAAATATTTTCTATGTTTACCTCTACTATTTTCTAAGGTCACAAATTGTGACCTTAAAGATTCTTCATCGTCTAAGGTGCCATTTTGGAACCTTAAAGAATCACTTAAACTTGAGGTCGCAAATTGCGACTTCAAGTTTTGATGCTCTTCTTCACTCAACTGAAACATAAAGTTTTGAGGAAATCGGTCACTATTTCTATTTACGGCTCTATTTAGATTTTTAGTTTCTACCCCATAAAGCTCCGCCAAATCACTATCCAACATCACCTGCATACCGCGAATGGTGTAGATTTTGGTTTTGATCGTTTCGTCGATAGAGGCGGTGACTTTGTTCATCGGTGATTCCTAAAATTTTGCTTCATTGTACCCCGTCGCTCAAAAATGGCGGAAAATATGACAGGATGAAAAATTTTATTTTTTGTCTCTTTTTTCTATAGCTTCAATTGCATCCAATGGCAACCTACTGAATAACTCTTATTATACAAAAATTATGAGAAATTGTGATAGAAGATGACAAAATGACAAGATGGATTCCGTGTCGCAACACGGAATGACGAGTCTATAGGATGACGTGAGAAGAACCCTTTGGCCCACTCAGGGCGAACGGGTAAGGGAAATTAAAACTCGAAGGTATTCGGATTACGGGTGTCAGCTTTGAGGTTGTAGTAACGTTGAACACTCCCGACAGACACCTTAGCCATAATGTCCCATCGACCCACTTTTGGGAGATCGACCGGAGCAAAGGTATATTTTCCCTCTGCTACGCTCGGATTACTGAGATTCATATCGAACTCTTTTAAATCAGGGCGGGTGAGGATTACCTCTACCTTTGCATCATTGACTGCTTTACCTGATTTATCGCTTACTTTGTATTCAATAATTGAACCTTTCTCAACGATCTGAGGTGTTAAAAAGGCAATCGTGTAATTTTGGTCAAACGCTATCTTTGCATTGATAATATCGTTCGCATTGGCATCATACTGATGATACCCCTGCATCCCGTAATTGGACAATTCTACCGGATTATTGAGTGCGGCCTTGATCGTTACGACACATGCACCGATCACACCGACAATAGAGAGCCCAATGATAATCGGCCATTTTGTTCCGGGATTTTTAAACATTAGAAGAGTCCTCTTTTCTACGCAAATATTTTCCGCGCAAATATTTGAAAATTGCGAAAAGAATGATACCGTAAAATATGACTCTCAAAATATCGATGAAATTTTTACTGCCGCTACCCGCAGATGAACTTAAGGTGACATTGTGATGCGCCGCGATTTGCTCGGCAACATCGCTGTAACCGTTGAACATTGCCACCGAATATTTAGAGACAATTTCCGCACCTTTGGCTCGTTCTGCCAAAATCGGCAAAATTGTTCCACCCCGATTACTGATAAGTTCTGAAGCTTCACCAAAACTGCGTGCAAACATAACTGCACTTACAACCGAACCCATAAAAGTTGCGTTCGGACTTAAAACTTGAGCTTTGTTAAAATATTCGTATAAAGAGACGGGACGCGCCAAAATATCCACTTTTTGCTTGAGCTCGATAAACGTCATAATCACAGCAGGCTCTTTGAGCTCAGTGGAGAGTTGTTTTTCGAAATCAGCAATGCTCTGATTTTCTTCCGTATCACGTACCATAACCAGATAGAGAGACACCCCTGTTTTGGCTTTGAGTTCCGCACCGATGGCATTAATTTGCTCAGAAAACTGAGGATTTTTGACAACATCATCTTTATATAAATATTCAGCATGAAGAGATAGTGAGAATAGAATTGTGAGGGTGAGGGCCGCTAGCCCTCGTGAGAGTAACAAAAGCTACCCTTAACCGACGTAAAGGTGATTTGGTGTTATAACCGCCCACAACGTTACCGCTGCAGAAACCACTAATGCGATTGTGATGAGTTTATCCATGATACTTGCCATATTAAACCCCTTATTTTACATCAACACGATGTGCAGCGTTTTCGGTGCTGAACATCTTGATGTCTTTTTCATTTTCAACTTGGTAATAGTTCGCTGCACTGCCTTGTTGAACACCCAATCCCCATACGGTCAAACCGACGAGGATAGAGAGAAGCAATACAGTTGCGATTAACATACCGGTAATACCGTCCAATGTAAAAATACCACGATTTTCCATTATGACTCTCCTTATTTGCTAAGGCTGGTGACATACGCACCAAGCGCTTTTACTTGAGCTTCAGTCAAATTGTTGAATGCAGGCATTGCACCGATAGCACCTTTTTTACCATGTTTAAGAACATTGGCAACCAAAGTTGGATTGAACTCAGCAATGCTTGGTCCAACCATATCGACACCTTTACCATCAGCTCCGTGACAAGCAGCACATGTACCGGCAAATACGTCAGCACCTTCTGTGCCTTTCATTCCGCCAGCAACATATTTAGCTACCGCATCGATCTCTGCATCGGTAACCAAAGCGCCAGTATTGGCATTCATCAAACCATTACGATCCGGCATAGGCATTTCCATACCGAGAAGTTGGTTGTTTGAACCTTTGTTGATAACGTCTTTAATCGTTTTTTCTTCCAAACGTGCATTCAAGTTCGCCGCTTTACCGTCGATACCGTCTGCTTGAAGACCGTGACACGGTGCGCATTGTACGATGAAGATTGATCCACCCATCTCTTTGAGTGTCTCTTCATCCATATTAGCATGTTCCGCTTCGAATTTTGCATCGTGCGCCGCTACAGCTTCATTGTATTCACCGATTTGTGAATACGCATTAACCGGATATCCCGCAAGGAAATACCAGATTGCCCAAATAGTGAGACCCAAGAAAATAACCGCCCATCCAAAAGGAAGTTCGTTTTTATATTCTCCGATTCCGTCCCAGTTTACAAATGATGTTACGATAACGAGTACAACTGCGCCTAATACGGCGAGTTTATTAACCCAGTCACCTTCTCCACCCATACCGCCGGCCATTCCGACAGCGACATAGGTGAAGCCAAGCATTGCAATTACAACTATGATAGCAGCAAGTACTGTCTTATTCATTTATGCCTCCTACTTTTTTATCATCGTTTTTTGAGATTTCTTCAATCGGCTGATCAGTAATCTCGTCATGGAGCGCGATATTGCCGTACTTTTCATAATCGCGCTTCCCTTTCCATTGCGAACTGTAGAGATGATAAATGTACGAGTACAACACCACCACTAAAAACGCAACGAAGAAAAAGTAAGCATACGCTTGAATCGTACCTATATCCACGCTATCATCCTTATTTTAAACTGTTAAGATACGCGATCATCGCTACGATTTCAGGGATTTGACCCGCTGCTACCGCATCTTTAACGTCTTGGTCTTTCATATCAGCTGCAATCACTTTAGCTTCTTCGAGTGCCGCTGTTTTTGCTTCATCCAAAGTTGCTGCCAATGCTACAGTAGCTTTTGTGCCATCTGCCATTGGGATTTCAGCGTTATAAGGTGTATTGAACACTTTGTTAACGGTTACTTGTTCTGCATACGCAGTATCAATATCCGCAGTGTTTTTAAACATCCAGCGATATGCCGGCATGATAGAACCCGGAACAACTGCCGCAGGATCTTTCATGTGATTTTCGTGCCAGTCTGTTGTACGGTAGTTACCTACACGCATCAAGTCCGGACCAGTACGTTTTGAGCCCCAAAGGAATGGACGATCATACGCATATTCACCGCTCAAGCTGTAGTGACCGTAACGGTCAGTTTCAGATTTAAACGGACGAATCAATTGAGAGTGACATCCCATACAGTTGTTTTTAATATAAACATGACGACCAGCAAGTTCCAACGTGCTGTAAGGTTTAGTCCCTACAACAGGCTGAGATGCTTGCGCAAAGTTTGGCAAAATCTCGATAAGACCTGCAAACGCGATTGTTAAGAACACCGCTACCGCGAAAAAGAACGGGTGTTTTTCTAACCAGTGAAACATTTTTCCCCTCCTTATTAAGCGCCCATAGGCGATGCGTTTTGAAGTTCACTCTCTTCAACACGGCGAGAGCTTGTCATTGTTTTGTACATATTATACGCGAACAAGAACATACCTACGAGGTACAAAGTACCACCAACAGCACGGATAGTATAGTATGGGTGCAATACCGTTACAGTATCGATAAATGAGTAAGCCAAGTTACCGAATTCATCGTGCGCACGCCACATCATACCTTGAGTAATACCTGCAATCCACATAGATGTGAAATACAAAACAACCCCAAGAGTTTGAACCCAGAATTGAGTATTCATCAACGATTTAGAATAAATCTCACGCTTGAATACACGTGGAGCCATATGGAAAAGTGCAGCCATAATCATGAACGCAACCCATCCAAGTGTACCATCATGTACGTGACCAACGATCCAGTCTGTAAAGTGAGCCAAAGCATTAACTGATTTGATCGCTTGAATAGGACCTTCAAGTGTAGAGAACATATAGAATGTAGACGCAAGGATCATAAATTTGATCAATGGGCTAGATGCTACTTGCTGCCATTCACCCTTCATCGTAAGGAGCATATTGATCGCAGAACCCCATGATGGGAGAATCAATACAACTGAGAACACAGAACCCATGGTTTGCATCCAATCCGGTACGGTAGAATAGATCAAGTGGTGTCCGCCTGCCCAAAGGTAAACAAACATCAATCCCCAGAAAGCAAGCAATGAAAGTTTATAAGAATAAACCGCTTGACCTGATTCTTTTGGAAGGAAGTAATAGATCATTGCAACGATAGGTACAGTAAATCCGAACGCAACCGCGTTGTGTCCATACCACCATTGTACCAACGCATCATTTGTACCTGAATACATTGAAACAGAGTGATACCAGTTGCCGATTCCGCCAGATGCGA
Encoded proteins:
- a CDS encoding FixH family protein — its product is MFKNPGTKWPIIIGLSIVGVIGACVVTIKAALNNPVELSNYGMQGYHQYDANANDIINAKIAFDQNYTIAFLTPQIVEKGSIIEYKVSDKSGKAVNDAKVEVILTRPDLKEFDMNLSNPSVAEGKYTFAPVDLPKVGRWDIMAKVSVGSVQRYYNLKADTRNPNTFEF
- a CDS encoding ORF6N domain-containing protein; the encoded protein is MNKVTASIDETIKTKIYTIRGMQVMLDSDLAELYGVETKNLNRAVNRNSDRFPQNFMFQLSEEEHQNLKSQFATSSLSDSLRFQNGTLDDEESLRSQFVTLENSRGKHRKYLPYVFTEQGVAMLSAVLRSQSAVQMSIHIINAFVEMRKFISNNALIFQRLDSLEQKQSKTDEKVEAIFNAIEDRSIKPKQGIFYDGQVYDAYLFVSDLIKSAKESIILIDNYVDESVLTLLSKRDMKVNATIYTKNITKQLELDLQKYNTQYPTIELKKFDSSHDRFLLIDEKEVYHIGASLKDLGKKWFAFSKLDMGALNILEKLNNE
- a CDS encoding c-type cytochrome, whose protein sequence is MNKTVLAAIIVVIAMLGFTYVAVGMAGGMGGEGDWVNKLAVLGAVVLVIVTSFVNWDGIGEYKNELPFGWAVIFLGLTIWAIWYFLAGYPVNAYSQIGEYNEAVAAHDAKFEAEHANMDEETLKEMGGSIFIVQCAPCHGLQADGIDGKAANLNARLEEKTIKDVINKGSNNQLLGMEMPMPDRNGLMNANTGALVTDAEIDAVAKYVAGGMKGTEGADVFAGTCAACHGADGKGVDMVGPSIAEFNPTLVANVLKHGKKGAIGAMPAFNNLTEAQVKALGAYVTSLSK
- the ccoN gene encoding cytochrome-c oxidase, cbb3-type subunit I — protein: MENRPLEYDYTVAKWFMLTTVVLGIVGMLVGVILAWQMAFPGVNLMAGEGLAEYTNFSRLRPLHTDSVIFGFTLSGIWATWYYVGQRVLKVSMAESKFLMVLAKLHFFIYLLVVVAVVGTLLLGISTGKEYADFEWPIDIAVVVVWVIWGMSIFGLIGIRREKSLYISIWYYIATFLGIAMLYLFNNMEIPTYFASGGIGNWYHSVSMYSGTNDALVQWWYGHNAVAFGFTVPIVAMIYYFLPKESGQAVYSYKLSLLAFWGLMFVYLWAGGHHLIYSTVPDWMQTMGSVFSVVLILPSWGSAINMLLTMKGEWQQVASSPLIKFMILASTFYMFSTLEGPIQAIKSVNALAHFTDWIVGHVHDGTLGWVAFMIMAALFHMAPRVFKREIYSKSLMNTQFWVQTLGVVLYFTSMWIAGITQGMMWRAHDEFGNLAYSFIDTVTVLHPYYTIRAVGGTLYLVGMFLFAYNMYKTMTSSRRVEESELQNASPMGA
- a CDS encoding PD-(D/E)XK nuclease family protein, which codes for MNRECIVYTTARCVREAVAQWSEGFLPHTMTMGEFLSRAYVSVGKIVPDEDLRLLAMHEASDFSGFTALNIERNFFSFIQNSEYLFRFFEELSSEQVSVETLQSVDVYGEYEEHIAILKRLRERYGEICTREGWADRIFNSEHATLQHDFLRNFDSITIVVEGYLSRYEIALLQECAKHLELTLLYNTTAYNRKMTARFEEMGFELKEDMEYRLSLSEIRIISEQLLSLNRSVTCEVFHIRLAQIGFIKASVEAFVEGGLAPEKIAVVLPDEDAAQMLKEFDSEGNFNFAMGKPFSNSTMYRELESITLFLDEASVLNRERIRNIKSDVIDWFKARYAQKFQFSQLEELIVLWEDSDAESIEIIQDELHRFSHLTHALEQMDFRAVFRIFMNRLRQRSIDDVRGGKVTVMGLLETRGIAFDGVVIVDFNEGYVPHKSEKDLFLNSKTREYAGLPSAHDRESLQKHYYSILFNRAKKVAIGCVQNTESVPSRFLLQLGIKSIPSVYRYEEVLFPAACFNERQVRMYESEYDFTAQPLSASGIKTFLSCKRQFYYRYIEHLRDHELPRDLSEERDIGNELHSALERVYKLQEQYPSAAQIKEALYSLWEEKKSNDSLERYMKRLWIDKLDPFYACEASRFASGMRVLYTEKEVSVEVEGIRLNGRIDRIDENGGELEVIDYKSGKYPDTDKEPKESDVDYQLSVYALLAGELGKVARCGYYDLGKGELKFEQFLEAKITKLREILATMASERVWNWEMCEDLSRCRYCPYVYLCHREVMRGV
- a CDS encoding cytochrome c oxidase, cbb3-type, CcoQ subunit — encoded protein: MDIGTIQAYAYFFFVAFLVVVLYSYIYHLYSSQWKGKRDYEKYGNIALHDEITDQPIEEISKNDDKKVGGINE
- a CDS encoding DUF4006 family protein — encoded protein: MENRGIFTLDGITGMLIATVLLLSILVGLTVWGLGVQQGSAANYYQVENEKDIKMFSTENAAHRVDVK
- the ccoO gene encoding cytochrome-c oxidase, cbb3-type subunit II, with protein sequence MFHWLEKHPFFFAVAVFLTIAFAGLIEILPNFAQASQPVVGTKPYSTLELAGRHVYIKNNCMGCHSQLIRPFKSETDRYGHYSLSGEYAYDRPFLWGSKRTGPDLMRVGNYRTTDWHENHMKDPAAVVPGSIMPAYRWMFKNTADIDTAYAEQVTVNKVFNTPYNAEIPMADGTKATVALAATLDEAKTAALEEAKVIAADMKDQDVKDAVAAGQIPEIVAMIAYLNSLK